Proteins from one Mercurialis annua linkage group LG7, ddMerAnnu1.2, whole genome shotgun sequence genomic window:
- the LOC126657730 gene encoding uncharacterized protein LOC126657730 isoform X1, which produces MSFKYVPVLFKIHHMGKFVKDPDLRYVGGDIYMWELYNIELMSYNRILQTVKNLGYEKNVNYIYWLPEGQPLNSNNLRFMHNDLYIHEMLGLGYQRYVLELFIEHTVDMEVLTVDVPLLEDNTAVDESEHFSFDFDQVNEEETDVPLQTDVELDMDNDVPLEDDLSGVNEDDSDFEDPELSESRKTLAEERREQQVELQKRKRESRATMGEKRQKVQGEVGDDPDITIENQEIEDDHDFEDSEVEYNFDELSDEESNKNIIRKKSKRVKYDEESKVPAFLVGMIFNDAKQFRMAISKYSVARGVELTFVRNDPDRIRVACPKPCPWFILASIDTKTGDFQVKNYYPKHRCTKVFKNRRAGRPFLIDYFRDKLFDNPKMTANDMVVKAMNDLQLEVNITMAKRVKKQIMIELEGDSKEDYAKLWDYAEELRTTNPGTTVDVVTENDGSSRFSKIYVCFDALKRGWRAGCRPILGLDGCFLKTSLKGELLIAVGRDANNQRYPVAWAIVKTETKANWVWFIKHLKSDLQLPANGTAFTIISDMQKGLIEALKEELPYAEHRWCAMHIYSIWQKRWRGTELRAQFWSCAKSTYKNYFEDQLKYLDQKASGAVEHLLKWHPSNWCRSFFSYHSKCDSVDNNMCESFNGHLLKARKKYIIALLDWMRIDAMNRITNKRKDVENWWCNVSPSALRRLEKNMERASKCHLEWNGTVGYEISEGRDRHVVKIEDRKCTCRSWQLTGIPCPHGICALLHGKKQLEDHIDACYSKSNYMAAYAFSMEPCKGRMQWPKTSIPPMLPPEVQKPPGRPKLCRRKAPDEPKSSGKIGRQGAVMTCSHCKLKGHNKLGCPYKGKTPPVTAATPIRAYETAQAARAAEAAQTARATEAAQTARATEAAQAAEDYEATRAYEAAQAYEAAQANQQAPRNRKMTAEGKGKSKEKVKYKHSGSYLSYDDETGQLKCNSNLFGKTYLTSKNSVPRENQRVIENYCHESFQYVANPNFGGFQAIGLQWEGRPCVTTRQLNEQREITKGKILKRGTEAPILQSPSTTTQHEATSSSATQPKATPSPTQAAASITTQVAPAAPIGRKKSLARKRVVPTNPPWRL; this is translated from the exons ATGAGTTTCAAATATGTGCCAGTGCTTTTCAAAATTCATCATATGGGCAAATTTGTTAAGGATCCTGATTTGAGGTATGTGGGAGGCGATATTTATATGTGGGAGTTATATAACATAGAATTAATGAGCTACAATAGGATCTTGCAAACAGTAAAAAACttaggttatgaaaaaaatgtgaACTACATCTACTGGCTTCCTGAAGGGCAACCGTTGAATTCTAACAATTTAAGATTCATGCATAATGATTTGTATATACATGAAATGCTTGGACTTGGATACCAGAGATATGTTCTTGAGTTATTTATAGAGCACACAGTAGACATGGAAGTATTGACAGTTGATGTGCCTTTATTAGAAGATAATACAGCAGTAGATGAGAGTGAGCActtctcttttgattttgaTCAAGTCAATGAAGAAGAAACTGATGTACCTCTACAAACTGATGTAGAACTAGACATGGACAATGATGTCCCTTTAGAAGATGATCTGTCAGGGGTTAATGAGGATGATTCTGACTTTGAAGATCCAGAACTTTCGGAGTCCAGGAAAACCTTAGCAGAAGAGAGAAGAGAGCAGCAAGTTGAACTTCAGAAAAGGAAAAGGGAGTCTCGAGCTACGATGGGTGAAAAGAGGCAGAAGGTTCAAGGAGAAGTTGGAGATGATCCTGACATCACCATAGAAAATCAAGAGATTGAAGATGATCATGATTTTGAAGACAGTGAAGTAGAGTACAACTTTGATGAATTATCAGATGAGGAATCAAACAAAAACATTATTAGGAAGAAGTCTAAAAGAGTCAAGTATGATGAAGAAAGCAAAGTGCCTGCATTCCTAGTTGGTATGATATTTAATGATGCAAAGCAGTTTAGAATGGCTATATCAAAGTATTCAGTTGCAAGAGGAGTTGAGCTTACTTTTGTGAGAAATGATCCTGACAGAATTAGAGTTGCATGTCCTAAACCATGTCCATGGTTTATTCTTGCTAGCATTGACACAAAAACCGGAGATTTTCAGGTGAAAAATTACTATCCGAAGCATAGGTGTACTAAGGTTTTCAAAAATAGAAGGGCTGGTAGGCCATTTTTGATTGATTACTTCAGGGATAAGTTGTTTGATAACCCCAAGATGACAGCAAATGATATGGTTGTAAAGGCAATGAATGATTTGCAGCTTGAAGTTAACATAACAATGGCAAAGAGAGTCAAGAAGCAGATAATGATTGAATTAGAAGGGGATTCTAAGGAGGATTATGCTAAGCTATGGGACTATGCAGAGGAGCTAAGGACTACTAATCCTGGCACTACAGTTGATGTTGTTACAGAGAATGATGGAAGTAGCAGGTTTAGCAAGATATATGTATGTTTCGATGCATTAAAGAGGGGTTGGAGAGCGGGGTGTAGGCCTATTCTAGGGCTTGATGGTTGTTTTCTAAAGACAAGTTTGAAGGGGGAATTGCTAATAGCGGTTGGTAGGGATGCCAACAATCAGAGGTACCCTGTAGCTTGGGCAATAGTGAAGACTGAGACTAAGGCTAATTGGGTGTGGTTTATAAAACATCTCAAATCAGATCTTCAATTACCAGCAAATGGTACTGCTTTCACCATTATTAGTGATATGCAAAAG GGGTTGATAGAAGCTTTGAAGGAGGAGTTGCCTTATGCAGAGCATAGATGGTGCGCAATGCACATCTATAGCATTTGGCAAAAAAGATGGAGGGGGACTGAACTGAGAGCACAATTCTGGTCATGTGCAAAGAGCACTTACAAAAACTATTTTGAAGATCAACTCAAATACTTGGATCAAAAAGCTAGTGGAGCAGTAGAGCATTTGCTGAAATGGCATCCCTCCAATTGGTGCAGGTCATTTTTTTCTTACCATTCAAAATGTGATAGTGTTGACAACAACATGTGTGAATCTTTTAATGGACACTTACTTAAAGCtaggaaaaaatatattatagctTTGCTTGATTGGATGAGAATAGATGCCATGAACAGGattacaaataaaagaaaagatgtTGAGAATTGGTGGTGTAATGTCAGTCCTAGTGCTTTACGTAGGTTAGAAAAAAATATGGAAAGGGCTAGCAAGTGTCATTTGGAATGGAATGGGACAGTAGGATATGAGATAAGTGAGGGTAGAGATAGGCATGTTGTGAAAATTGAAGACAGAAAATGTACATGTAGGTCTTGGCAGTTAACAGGAATTCCATGCCCTCATGGAATTTGTGCTCTTCTTCATGGTAAAAAACAGTTAGAAGATCACATTGATGCTTGTTATAGTAAGTCTAATTACATGGCAGCCTATGCTTTTTCTATGGAACCTTGCAAGGGTAGAATGCAATGGCCAAAAACTTCTATTCCCCCAATGCTTCCACCAGAGGTGCAAAAACCACCAGGCAGACCTAAGTTATGCAGGAGGAAGGCTCCAGATGAACCAAAATCCAGTGGAAAGATAGGAAGACAAGGGGCTGTAATGACTTGCAGTCACTGCAAACTTAAAGGGCATAACAAGTTAGGTTGTCCTTATAAAGGAAAAACT CCACCTGTTACAGCTGCCACTCCCATTCGAGCTTATGAAACTGCTCAGGCTGCTCGAGCTGCTGAAGCTGCTCAGACTGCTCGAGCTACTGAAGCTGCTCAGACTGCTCGAGCTACTGAAGCTGCTCAGGCTGCTGAAGATTATGAAGCTACTCGAGCTTATGAGGCTGCTCAAGCTTATGAAGCTGCTCAAGCTAACCAACAAGCTCCTAGGAATAGGAAAATGACTGCTGAAGGGAAaggaaaatcaaaagaaaaagttaaatataaaCACAGTGGCAGTTACTTAAGCTATGACGACGAAACTGGTCAACTGAAATGCAAT TCTAATCTGTTTGGCAAAACATATTTAACCTCGAAGAATAGTGTACCTCGAGAAAATCAGAGAGTCATAGAGAACTACTGCCATGAGTCTTTTCAGTATGTGGCAAATCCTAATTTTGGTGGATTTCAAGCAATTGGATTACAATGGGAAGGCAGACCATGTGTGACAACCAGACAGCTGAATGAACAAAGAGAAATTACAAAAGGAAAAATTTTAAAGAGAGGAACAGAAGCACCAATTTTACAATCACCATCAACTACTACTCAGCATGAAGCAACATCATCAAGTGCAACTCAGCCTAAGGCAACACCAAGTCCAACACAAGCAGCAGCGTCAATAACAACTCAGGTTGCGCCAGCAGCTCCTATTGGAAGAAAGAAGTCTTTAGCAAGGAAGAGGGTTGTGCCAACCAACCCGCCGTGGAGGCTTTAG
- the LOC126657730 gene encoding uncharacterized protein LOC126657730 isoform X2, whose product MDNDVPLEDDLSGVNEDDSDFEDPELSESRKTLAEERREQQVELQKRKRESRATMGEKRQKVQGEVGDDPDITIENQEIEDDHDFEDSEVEYNFDELSDEESNKNIIRKKSKRVKYDEESKVPAFLVGMIFNDAKQFRMAISKYSVARGVELTFVRNDPDRIRVACPKPCPWFILASIDTKTGDFQVKNYYPKHRCTKVFKNRRAGRPFLIDYFRDKLFDNPKMTANDMVVKAMNDLQLEVNITMAKRVKKQIMIELEGDSKEDYAKLWDYAEELRTTNPGTTVDVVTENDGSSRFSKIYVCFDALKRGWRAGCRPILGLDGCFLKTSLKGELLIAVGRDANNQRYPVAWAIVKTETKANWVWFIKHLKSDLQLPANGTAFTIISDMQKGLIEALKEELPYAEHRWCAMHIYSIWQKRWRGTELRAQFWSCAKSTYKNYFEDQLKYLDQKASGAVEHLLKWHPSNWCRSFFSYHSKCDSVDNNMCESFNGHLLKARKKYIIALLDWMRIDAMNRITNKRKDVENWWCNVSPSALRRLEKNMERASKCHLEWNGTVGYEISEGRDRHVVKIEDRKCTCRSWQLTGIPCPHGICALLHGKKQLEDHIDACYSKSNYMAAYAFSMEPCKGRMQWPKTSIPPMLPPEVQKPPGRPKLCRRKAPDEPKSSGKIGRQGAVMTCSHCKLKGHNKLGCPYKGKTPPVTAATPIRAYETAQAARAAEAAQTARATEAAQTARATEAAQAAEDYEATRAYEAAQAYEAAQANQQAPRNRKMTAEGKGKSKEKVKYKHSGSYLSYDDETGQLKCNSNLFGKTYLTSKNSVPRENQRVIENYCHESFQYVANPNFGGFQAIGLQWEGRPCVTTRQLNEQREITKGKILKRGTEAPILQSPSTTTQHEATSSSATQPKATPSPTQAAASITTQVAPAAPIGRKKSLARKRVVPTNPPWRL is encoded by the exons ATGGACAATGATGTCCCTTTAGAAGATGATCTGTCAGGGGTTAATGAGGATGATTCTGACTTTGAAGATCCAGAACTTTCGGAGTCCAGGAAAACCTTAGCAGAAGAGAGAAGAGAGCAGCAAGTTGAACTTCAGAAAAGGAAAAGGGAGTCTCGAGCTACGATGGGTGAAAAGAGGCAGAAGGTTCAAGGAGAAGTTGGAGATGATCCTGACATCACCATAGAAAATCAAGAGATTGAAGATGATCATGATTTTGAAGACAGTGAAGTAGAGTACAACTTTGATGAATTATCAGATGAGGAATCAAACAAAAACATTATTAGGAAGAAGTCTAAAAGAGTCAAGTATGATGAAGAAAGCAAAGTGCCTGCATTCCTAGTTGGTATGATATTTAATGATGCAAAGCAGTTTAGAATGGCTATATCAAAGTATTCAGTTGCAAGAGGAGTTGAGCTTACTTTTGTGAGAAATGATCCTGACAGAATTAGAGTTGCATGTCCTAAACCATGTCCATGGTTTATTCTTGCTAGCATTGACACAAAAACCGGAGATTTTCAGGTGAAAAATTACTATCCGAAGCATAGGTGTACTAAGGTTTTCAAAAATAGAAGGGCTGGTAGGCCATTTTTGATTGATTACTTCAGGGATAAGTTGTTTGATAACCCCAAGATGACAGCAAATGATATGGTTGTAAAGGCAATGAATGATTTGCAGCTTGAAGTTAACATAACAATGGCAAAGAGAGTCAAGAAGCAGATAATGATTGAATTAGAAGGGGATTCTAAGGAGGATTATGCTAAGCTATGGGACTATGCAGAGGAGCTAAGGACTACTAATCCTGGCACTACAGTTGATGTTGTTACAGAGAATGATGGAAGTAGCAGGTTTAGCAAGATATATGTATGTTTCGATGCATTAAAGAGGGGTTGGAGAGCGGGGTGTAGGCCTATTCTAGGGCTTGATGGTTGTTTTCTAAAGACAAGTTTGAAGGGGGAATTGCTAATAGCGGTTGGTAGGGATGCCAACAATCAGAGGTACCCTGTAGCTTGGGCAATAGTGAAGACTGAGACTAAGGCTAATTGGGTGTGGTTTATAAAACATCTCAAATCAGATCTTCAATTACCAGCAAATGGTACTGCTTTCACCATTATTAGTGATATGCAAAAG GGGTTGATAGAAGCTTTGAAGGAGGAGTTGCCTTATGCAGAGCATAGATGGTGCGCAATGCACATCTATAGCATTTGGCAAAAAAGATGGAGGGGGACTGAACTGAGAGCACAATTCTGGTCATGTGCAAAGAGCACTTACAAAAACTATTTTGAAGATCAACTCAAATACTTGGATCAAAAAGCTAGTGGAGCAGTAGAGCATTTGCTGAAATGGCATCCCTCCAATTGGTGCAGGTCATTTTTTTCTTACCATTCAAAATGTGATAGTGTTGACAACAACATGTGTGAATCTTTTAATGGACACTTACTTAAAGCtaggaaaaaatatattatagctTTGCTTGATTGGATGAGAATAGATGCCATGAACAGGattacaaataaaagaaaagatgtTGAGAATTGGTGGTGTAATGTCAGTCCTAGTGCTTTACGTAGGTTAGAAAAAAATATGGAAAGGGCTAGCAAGTGTCATTTGGAATGGAATGGGACAGTAGGATATGAGATAAGTGAGGGTAGAGATAGGCATGTTGTGAAAATTGAAGACAGAAAATGTACATGTAGGTCTTGGCAGTTAACAGGAATTCCATGCCCTCATGGAATTTGTGCTCTTCTTCATGGTAAAAAACAGTTAGAAGATCACATTGATGCTTGTTATAGTAAGTCTAATTACATGGCAGCCTATGCTTTTTCTATGGAACCTTGCAAGGGTAGAATGCAATGGCCAAAAACTTCTATTCCCCCAATGCTTCCACCAGAGGTGCAAAAACCACCAGGCAGACCTAAGTTATGCAGGAGGAAGGCTCCAGATGAACCAAAATCCAGTGGAAAGATAGGAAGACAAGGGGCTGTAATGACTTGCAGTCACTGCAAACTTAAAGGGCATAACAAGTTAGGTTGTCCTTATAAAGGAAAAACT CCACCTGTTACAGCTGCCACTCCCATTCGAGCTTATGAAACTGCTCAGGCTGCTCGAGCTGCTGAAGCTGCTCAGACTGCTCGAGCTACTGAAGCTGCTCAGACTGCTCGAGCTACTGAAGCTGCTCAGGCTGCTGAAGATTATGAAGCTACTCGAGCTTATGAGGCTGCTCAAGCTTATGAAGCTGCTCAAGCTAACCAACAAGCTCCTAGGAATAGGAAAATGACTGCTGAAGGGAAaggaaaatcaaaagaaaaagttaaatataaaCACAGTGGCAGTTACTTAAGCTATGACGACGAAACTGGTCAACTGAAATGCAAT TCTAATCTGTTTGGCAAAACATATTTAACCTCGAAGAATAGTGTACCTCGAGAAAATCAGAGAGTCATAGAGAACTACTGCCATGAGTCTTTTCAGTATGTGGCAAATCCTAATTTTGGTGGATTTCAAGCAATTGGATTACAATGGGAAGGCAGACCATGTGTGACAACCAGACAGCTGAATGAACAAAGAGAAATTACAAAAGGAAAAATTTTAAAGAGAGGAACAGAAGCACCAATTTTACAATCACCATCAACTACTACTCAGCATGAAGCAACATCATCAAGTGCAACTCAGCCTAAGGCAACACCAAGTCCAACACAAGCAGCAGCGTCAATAACAACTCAGGTTGCGCCAGCAGCTCCTATTGGAAGAAAGAAGTCTTTAGCAAGGAAGAGGGTTGTGCCAACCAACCCGCCGTGGAGGCTTTAG
- the LOC126657730 gene encoding uncharacterized protein LOC126657730 isoform X3 has protein sequence MSFKYVPVLFKIHHMGKFVKDPDLRYVGGDIYMWELYNIELMSYNRILQTVKNLGYEKNVNYIYWLPEGQPLNSNNLRFMHNDLYIHEMLGLGYQRYVLELFIEHTVDMEVLTVDVPLLEDNTAVDESEHFSFDFDQVNEEETDVPLQTDVELDMDNDVPLEDDLSGVNEDDSDFEDPELSESRKTLAEERREQQVELQKRKRESRATMGEKRQKVQGEVGDDPDITIENQEIEDDHDFEDSEVEYNFDELSDEESNKNIIRKKSKRVKYDEESKVPAFLVGMIFNDAKQFRMAISKYSVARGVELTFVRNDPDRIRVACPKPCPWFILASIDTKTGDFQVKNYYPKHRCTKVFKNRRAGRPFLIDYFRDKLFDNPKMTANDMVVKAMNDLQLEVNITMAKRVKKQIMIELEGDSKEDYAKLWDYAEELRTTNPGTTVDVVTENDGSSRFSKIYVCFDALKRGWRAGCRPILGLDGCFLKTSLKGELLIAVGRDANNQRYPVAWAIVKTETKANWVWFIKHLKSDLQLPANGTAFTIISDMQKGLIEALKEELPYAEHRWCAMHIYSIWQKRWRGTELRAQFWSCAKSTYKNYFEDQLKYLDQKASGAVEHLLKWHPSKLGCPYKGKTPPVTAATPIRAYETAQAARAAEAAQTARATEAAQTARATEAAQAAEDYEATRAYEAAQAYEAAQANQQAPRNRKMTAEGKGKSKEKVKYKHSGSYLSYDDETGQLKCNSNLFGKTYLTSKNSVPRENQRVIENYCHESFQYVANPNFGGFQAIGLQWEGRPCVTTRQLNEQREITKGKILKRGTEAPILQSPSTTTQHEATSSSATQPKATPSPTQAAASITTQVAPAAPIGRKKSLARKRVVPTNPPWRL, from the exons ATGAGTTTCAAATATGTGCCAGTGCTTTTCAAAATTCATCATATGGGCAAATTTGTTAAGGATCCTGATTTGAGGTATGTGGGAGGCGATATTTATATGTGGGAGTTATATAACATAGAATTAATGAGCTACAATAGGATCTTGCAAACAGTAAAAAACttaggttatgaaaaaaatgtgaACTACATCTACTGGCTTCCTGAAGGGCAACCGTTGAATTCTAACAATTTAAGATTCATGCATAATGATTTGTATATACATGAAATGCTTGGACTTGGATACCAGAGATATGTTCTTGAGTTATTTATAGAGCACACAGTAGACATGGAAGTATTGACAGTTGATGTGCCTTTATTAGAAGATAATACAGCAGTAGATGAGAGTGAGCActtctcttttgattttgaTCAAGTCAATGAAGAAGAAACTGATGTACCTCTACAAACTGATGTAGAACTAGACATGGACAATGATGTCCCTTTAGAAGATGATCTGTCAGGGGTTAATGAGGATGATTCTGACTTTGAAGATCCAGAACTTTCGGAGTCCAGGAAAACCTTAGCAGAAGAGAGAAGAGAGCAGCAAGTTGAACTTCAGAAAAGGAAAAGGGAGTCTCGAGCTACGATGGGTGAAAAGAGGCAGAAGGTTCAAGGAGAAGTTGGAGATGATCCTGACATCACCATAGAAAATCAAGAGATTGAAGATGATCATGATTTTGAAGACAGTGAAGTAGAGTACAACTTTGATGAATTATCAGATGAGGAATCAAACAAAAACATTATTAGGAAGAAGTCTAAAAGAGTCAAGTATGATGAAGAAAGCAAAGTGCCTGCATTCCTAGTTGGTATGATATTTAATGATGCAAAGCAGTTTAGAATGGCTATATCAAAGTATTCAGTTGCAAGAGGAGTTGAGCTTACTTTTGTGAGAAATGATCCTGACAGAATTAGAGTTGCATGTCCTAAACCATGTCCATGGTTTATTCTTGCTAGCATTGACACAAAAACCGGAGATTTTCAGGTGAAAAATTACTATCCGAAGCATAGGTGTACTAAGGTTTTCAAAAATAGAAGGGCTGGTAGGCCATTTTTGATTGATTACTTCAGGGATAAGTTGTTTGATAACCCCAAGATGACAGCAAATGATATGGTTGTAAAGGCAATGAATGATTTGCAGCTTGAAGTTAACATAACAATGGCAAAGAGAGTCAAGAAGCAGATAATGATTGAATTAGAAGGGGATTCTAAGGAGGATTATGCTAAGCTATGGGACTATGCAGAGGAGCTAAGGACTACTAATCCTGGCACTACAGTTGATGTTGTTACAGAGAATGATGGAAGTAGCAGGTTTAGCAAGATATATGTATGTTTCGATGCATTAAAGAGGGGTTGGAGAGCGGGGTGTAGGCCTATTCTAGGGCTTGATGGTTGTTTTCTAAAGACAAGTTTGAAGGGGGAATTGCTAATAGCGGTTGGTAGGGATGCCAACAATCAGAGGTACCCTGTAGCTTGGGCAATAGTGAAGACTGAGACTAAGGCTAATTGGGTGTGGTTTATAAAACATCTCAAATCAGATCTTCAATTACCAGCAAATGGTACTGCTTTCACCATTATTAGTGATATGCAAAAG GGGTTGATAGAAGCTTTGAAGGAGGAGTTGCCTTATGCAGAGCATAGATGGTGCGCAATGCACATCTATAGCATTTGGCAAAAAAGATGGAGGGGGACTGAACTGAGAGCACAATTCTGGTCATGTGCAAAGAGCACTTACAAAAACTATTTTGAAGATCAACTCAAATACTTGGATCAAAAAGCTAGTGGAGCAGTAGAGCATTTGCTGAAATGGCATCCCTCCAA GTTAGGTTGTCCTTATAAAGGAAAAACT CCACCTGTTACAGCTGCCACTCCCATTCGAGCTTATGAAACTGCTCAGGCTGCTCGAGCTGCTGAAGCTGCTCAGACTGCTCGAGCTACTGAAGCTGCTCAGACTGCTCGAGCTACTGAAGCTGCTCAGGCTGCTGAAGATTATGAAGCTACTCGAGCTTATGAGGCTGCTCAAGCTTATGAAGCTGCTCAAGCTAACCAACAAGCTCCTAGGAATAGGAAAATGACTGCTGAAGGGAAaggaaaatcaaaagaaaaagttaaatataaaCACAGTGGCAGTTACTTAAGCTATGACGACGAAACTGGTCAACTGAAATGCAAT TCTAATCTGTTTGGCAAAACATATTTAACCTCGAAGAATAGTGTACCTCGAGAAAATCAGAGAGTCATAGAGAACTACTGCCATGAGTCTTTTCAGTATGTGGCAAATCCTAATTTTGGTGGATTTCAAGCAATTGGATTACAATGGGAAGGCAGACCATGTGTGACAACCAGACAGCTGAATGAACAAAGAGAAATTACAAAAGGAAAAATTTTAAAGAGAGGAACAGAAGCACCAATTTTACAATCACCATCAACTACTACTCAGCATGAAGCAACATCATCAAGTGCAACTCAGCCTAAGGCAACACCAAGTCCAACACAAGCAGCAGCGTCAATAACAACTCAGGTTGCGCCAGCAGCTCCTATTGGAAGAAAGAAGTCTTTAGCAAGGAAGAGGGTTGTGCCAACCAACCCGCCGTGGAGGCTTTAG